In Procambarus clarkii isolate CNS0578487 chromosome 82, FALCON_Pclarkii_2.0, whole genome shotgun sequence, one genomic interval encodes:
- the LOC123764186 gene encoding dickkopf-related protein 3-like, with protein MKVYAHLLTVMVGVTAGQSLTWLFSPKNKDSARHNTRDLISASPDALPYDPYKDLRLCTNERVCGRREFCDVHYGVCRQRLAVGQACRRDDMCQRGLDCMFGECAERVERGKEGSRCRKDRECDLGMCCARRKGQQVCQRLQPQGHKCFVPEGGPDYAINERCPCESGLICKYTSPDPPPSDPSVMFWAAYENMLCVPPSHTPRRL; from the exons ATGAAAGTGTACGCGCACCTACTgacggtgatggtgggggtgacaGCTGGCCAGAGCCTCACCTGGCTCTTCTCGCCCAAGAACAAGGACTCCGCCCGCCACAACACCCGTGACCTCATCAGCGCCTCCCCGGACGCCCTCCCGTATGACCCGTACAAGGACCTG CGTTTGTGCACGAACGAGCGTGTGTGTGGCCGGCGGGAGTTCTGCGACGTGCACTACGGCGTGTGTCGCCAGCGGCTCGCAGTTGGCCAGGCGTGTCGCCGCGACGACATGTGTCAGCGCGGGCTTGACTGCATGTTCGGGGAGTGTGCGGAGCGCGTGGAACGTGGTAAAGAGGGCAGCAGGTGCCGCAAGGACCGCGAATGTGACCTGGGCATGTGCTGCGCCCGACGCAAGGGTCAGCAAGTATGTCAGCGTCTTCAGCCTCAGGGTCACAAGTGCTTCGTGCCGGAGGGCGGCCCTGACTATGCCATCAACGAGCGTTGCCCCTGCGAGAGTGGTCTCATCTGCAAGTATACGAGCCCTGATCCACCCCCATCCGACCCTTCAGTAATGTTTTGGGCAGCCTATGAGAATATGCTGTgcgtccctccctcacacaccccgaGGCGCCTgtga